One genomic region from Terasakiella sp. SH-1 encodes:
- the ccoG gene encoding cytochrome c oxidase accessory protein CcoG has translation MPDTINTATSLSQNKGPLYASPPKIQAKSVKGFYRRLKNSFLWGGLALYHLTPLLRWDRGEGKTDQAVQFDISAQRIYLFAIEVWPQDIYILTGIMIFAAIGLFFSAALWGRAWCGFTCFQTLWTDLFVKVEALIEGDRNARLRLGKAPLSFEKVFKCTLKHSIWLVISAFFSLSFLWYFGDAFQTTQDILNGNISGWSLVTFLTLLIMTYLMAGFAREQVCLYMCPYGRFQGVMLDEHSKVITYEDWRGETRQKPGKNRDFSNRGHCVDCTMCVQVCPTGIDIREGNQMGCIGCGLCIDACDTVMEKFGLPKKLISYDSQHNINQRAGKIPVSLTKSKTSLLRPRNLVYLTILLTTVSLTIFGFSSREMTKITVLKDRVPFFVTLSNGQIQNAYTIRVLNKSDQDKQFGLSASGEYVPELKILGQTDNTIKVAAGQVVTLRVFAKGSAPQTAAQPVTFELRGQQNSETITVKTVFHTGS, from the coding sequence ATGCCTGACACAATAAATACAGCAACATCTCTATCTCAAAACAAGGGGCCGCTTTATGCCAGCCCGCCCAAAATCCAGGCCAAATCGGTCAAAGGGTTTTATCGCCGTTTAAAAAATAGCTTCCTGTGGGGTGGACTGGCTCTTTATCACCTGACACCACTCCTCAGATGGGATCGCGGTGAAGGCAAGACCGATCAGGCCGTCCAGTTTGATATTTCTGCACAGCGGATTTACCTATTTGCAATCGAGGTTTGGCCGCAAGATATTTACATCCTCACAGGTATTATGATTTTTGCAGCCATCGGCCTGTTTTTCTCTGCAGCACTCTGGGGGCGGGCATGGTGTGGCTTCACCTGCTTTCAGACCTTATGGACAGATTTATTCGTGAAAGTCGAAGCTTTAATCGAAGGTGATCGAAATGCAAGACTTCGCCTTGGCAAAGCCCCCTTATCCTTTGAGAAAGTGTTCAAATGCACCTTAAAGCATAGTATCTGGCTTGTGATTTCCGCCTTTTTCTCCTTGTCCTTTCTTTGGTATTTTGGAGATGCCTTTCAAACGACCCAAGATATCTTGAATGGAAATATCTCCGGCTGGTCACTGGTCACATTTCTCACCCTGTTGATTATGACCTACCTTATGGCAGGATTTGCCCGTGAGCAGGTTTGTCTCTACATGTGCCCCTATGGTCGCTTTCAGGGGGTCATGCTGGATGAGCATAGCAAAGTCATTACCTATGAGGACTGGCGGGGTGAAACACGACAAAAACCGGGGAAAAATCGTGATTTCAGCAATCGGGGCCATTGCGTGGATTGTACCATGTGCGTTCAGGTCTGCCCGACAGGCATTGATATCAGGGAAGGCAACCAGATGGGCTGTATCGGTTGTGGTCTCTGTATTGATGCCTGTGACACGGTGATGGAAAAGTTTGGCCTGCCGAAAAAACTGATCTCATATGATTCTCAGCACAATATTAATCAACGCGCAGGCAAAATACCTGTTTCCCTTACCAAGTCAAAAACAAGCCTGTTGCGCCCAAGAAATCTCGTTTACCTGACAATCTTGCTGACAACTGTTTCTCTAACCATTTTTGGCTTCTCGTCTCGTGAAATGACGAAAATCACTGTGTTAAAAGATCGTGTTCCTTTTTTTGTGACTTTGAGCAATGGTCAAATCCAGAATGCCTATACAATTCGCGTTCTCAATAAATCAGATCAGGATAAACAGTTCGGACTTTCTGCATCAGGTGAGTACGTGCCCGAACTCAAAATCCTTGGACAAACTGACAACACCATCAAAGTTGCTGCAGGACAAGTCGTAACTTTACGTGTTTTTGCCAAAGGTTCCGCCCCTCAAACAGCAGCCCAGCCAGTTACATTTGAACTGCGAGGGCAACAAAACAGCGAAACCATCACTGTCAAAACAGTTTTCCACACAGGGTCGTAA
- a CDS encoding PLP-dependent aminotransferase family protein, with protein MRTNWMPIEINGVKPVYLTIADAIEADIASGRLHYGDKLPTQRQLAADIGVDFTTITRAYGEARKRGLIVAHVGQGTFVQGRLSEQSEQEQAPLSEIDMGMNMPPVPTDPAVITRMHHEMNEVTHRLTTRSLFGYQHFIGSPIEREQAAAWVSRFLPEARAEHLLICSGTQSALLSLALFLLQPGDTAASEAVTYPGFSILMRQLGVRHIGLEMDEEGIIPATFRKACVEKKVSVLYCNPTLHNPTTTTWSTSRRAAIANIAREYDVKIIEDDAYGGLAVSAPPPLSTFAPERSYYVIGLAKCLSSALRISFLCVPDYSKFQALALSNRATSMMASPITKAMALHLLTSGCADLVVQDILKEVKVRQKLAKDILPYGSFKADPNGFQVWLQLNDHWGLNEFIAAMGQQGIRLIGGDAFVVSGKAPKAVRVCLGVPETSKKTEKALKAISQTLCLSLHGNNAIV; from the coding sequence ATGCGTACAAACTGGATGCCTATAGAAATCAATGGGGTAAAGCCTGTCTATCTTACCATAGCTGATGCAATTGAGGCCGATATTGCCAGCGGTCGTTTGCACTATGGGGATAAACTGCCAACGCAACGACAATTGGCTGCTGATATAGGTGTGGATTTTACGACCATCACCCGTGCTTATGGGGAAGCACGAAAAAGAGGCTTGATTGTCGCACATGTTGGGCAAGGCACATTCGTACAAGGCCGCTTAAGTGAACAGAGTGAGCAGGAACAAGCGCCTTTAAGTGAAATTGATATGGGCATGAATATGCCACCGGTTCCGACAGATCCTGCTGTGATAACGCGGATGCATCATGAAATGAATGAAGTGACCCATCGTTTGACGACACGCTCTCTCTTTGGCTATCAACATTTTATTGGATCCCCTATTGAACGAGAGCAGGCAGCAGCTTGGGTCAGCCGTTTTTTGCCTGAGGCAAGGGCCGAACATTTGTTAATTTGTTCGGGGACACAAAGTGCGTTGCTTTCTTTGGCTTTGTTTTTGTTGCAACCGGGTGATACGGCTGCATCTGAAGCGGTTACCTATCCGGGGTTCAGTATTTTAATGCGTCAACTCGGGGTCAGGCATATCGGTCTTGAAATGGATGAAGAGGGGATTATTCCTGCCACCTTTCGCAAAGCCTGCGTTGAGAAGAAGGTTTCCGTTCTTTACTGTAATCCGACGCTTCATAACCCAACAACAACAACATGGTCGACATCACGTCGCGCTGCCATTGCCAATATTGCGCGTGAATATGATGTAAAAATTATTGAAGATGATGCGTATGGGGGACTGGCTGTATCTGCTCCACCGCCTTTGTCCACTTTTGCCCCGGAACGTTCCTATTATGTCATTGGTTTGGCAAAATGCCTCTCAAGTGCGCTTCGAATTTCTTTTCTATGTGTTCCTGATTATAGCAAGTTTCAGGCATTGGCCCTGTCCAACCGCGCAACCTCCATGATGGCTTCCCCCATAACCAAAGCAATGGCCCTGCACTTATTGACAAGCGGCTGTGCTGATTTGGTTGTGCAAGATATTTTGAAGGAAGTAAAGGTCAGGCAGAAACTGGCAAAAGACATTCTGCCCTATGGGTCTTTTAAGGCTGACCCTAATGGTTTTCAGGTCTGGTTACAGTTAAATGATCATTGGGGCTTAAATGAATTTATAGCAGCCATGGGGCAACAAGGTATTCGTCTGATTGGCGGAGATGCTTTTGTTGTGAGCGGCAAAGCCCCCAAAGCGGTTAGGGTTTGTCTGGGGGTGCCTGAAACATCCAAGAAAACCGAAAAAGCCCTCAAGGCAATTTCCCAAACATTATGCCTGTCGCTGCATGGCAATAACGCTATTGTATAA
- a CDS encoding GNAT family N-acetyltransferase: MSPLIQQIEAQDTYLMRHKVLWPDLPLEECMLKGDDVALHFGAFVEDHLIGVLSLFPDNDQSIRLRKFAISPRFQGQGIGLLMLKTVLEELGISGNKSVWCDARANAVDFYRKAGFEIEGNEFLKRNIPYYKMSCHFR; this comes from the coding sequence ATGTCCCCGCTGATACAACAGATTGAAGCTCAAGATACTTACCTCATGCGTCATAAGGTTTTGTGGCCTGACCTTCCTTTGGAAGAGTGCATGCTGAAAGGCGATGATGTCGCCCTGCATTTTGGTGCATTTGTTGAAGATCACCTTATCGGTGTGTTGTCCCTATTTCCTGATAATGACCAGTCAATCAGACTGCGGAAGTTTGCAATTAGTCCAAGGTTTCAGGGGCAAGGCATTGGGCTTCTGATGTTAAAAACAGTTTTGGAAGAACTCGGGATATCTGGGAATAAATCTGTCTGGTGTGATGCCCGCGCAAATGCGGTTGATTTTTACCGCAAGGCTGGCTTTGAAATAGAAGGGAATGAGTTTTTAAAGAGGAATATCCCATATTACAAAATGTCTTGTCATTTTAGGTGA
- a CDS encoding gamma-glutamylcyclotransferase family protein: MDKLFVYGTLGPGGPNEDVMKKIGGKWIKAIVKGCLYSEGWGAEMGYPGLLLEEEGDDIEGHIFISERLEKYWSFLDDFEGDGYERIEVLAYCENGERIATYVYALKR, translated from the coding sequence ATGGATAAGCTTTTTGTCTATGGAACGTTAGGTCCTGGGGGGCCAAATGAGGATGTAATGAAGAAGATAGGCGGGAAATGGATAAAGGCGATCGTAAAGGGCTGTTTGTATTCTGAAGGCTGGGGAGCTGAGATGGGATACCCTGGACTTCTTCTCGAGGAAGAAGGTGATGACATAGAGGGGCATATTTTTATTTCAGAACGTTTAGAAAAGTATTGGAGCTTTTTGGATGATTTTGAGGGTGACGGATATGAACGTATTGAAGTTTTAGCCTATTGTGAAAATGGGGAAAGAATAGCAACCTATGTCTACGCATTGAAAAGATAG
- the rpsI gene encoding 30S ribosomal protein S9 gives MAEEKKTLEDLADVATGSEAPAAEAAAPAEPKIDAQGRAYGTGRRKNAVARVWVKPGSGKITVNGRDVAEYFARPVLQMILNQVFEVTEREGQFDVVATVTGGGLSGQAGAVRHGLSRALNNFEPALRPALKSAGFLTRDSRVVERKKYGKAKARRSFQFSKR, from the coding sequence ATGGCTGAAGAAAAGAAGACTTTGGAAGACCTCGCTGACGTAGCGACTGGTTCTGAAGCTCCGGCTGCTGAAGCTGCTGCTCCTGCTGAGCCGAAAATCGACGCGCAAGGCCGTGCATATGGCACAGGTCGTCGTAAAAACGCTGTTGCTCGTGTATGGGTAAAGCCGGGTTCCGGTAAGATCACTGTAAACGGCCGTGACGTTGCTGAATATTTTGCACGCCCGGTTCTGCAAATGATCCTGAACCAAGTATTTGAAGTAACTGAGCGTGAAGGTCAGTTTGACGTTGTTGCAACAGTAACTGGTGGTGGCCTGTCCGGTCAAGCCGGTGCAGTTCGCCACGGTCTTTCCCGTGCCCTGAACAACTTCGAACCGGCTCTGCGCCCGGCTCTGAAAAGCGCTGGCTTCCTTACTCGTGACTCTCGCGTTGTTGAACGTAAGAAATACGGTAAAGCAAAAGCCCGCCGTTCCTTCCAGTTCTCCAAGCGCTGA
- the rplM gene encoding 50S ribosomal protein L13 codes for MKTYTAKPSEIERKWFVIDAEGVVLGRLAAIVSQYLRGKHKPTYTPNIDTGDNIVIINAEKVQLTGRKRSDKVYYWHTGHPGGIKQRTAEQILDGEHPERVIEKAVQRMITRSPLGRQQMKKLHVYAGSEHPHEAQKPEVLDVASMNDKNKRSA; via the coding sequence ATGAAAACTTACACTGCAAAGCCGAGCGAAATTGAACGCAAGTGGTTCGTAATCGACGCCGAAGGCGTTGTTTTGGGCCGTCTTGCTGCTATCGTCTCGCAATACCTGCGCGGCAAACACAAGCCGACTTACACACCGAACATCGACACTGGTGATAACATCGTCATCATCAATGCTGAGAAAGTTCAACTGACTGGCCGCAAACGTTCTGACAAAGTGTACTACTGGCACACGGGTCACCCGGGCGGGATCAAGCAGCGTACAGCAGAACAAATTCTGGATGGTGAACACCCGGAACGCGTAATCGAAAAAGCTGTTCAGCGCATGATCACACGCAGCCCGCTGGGCCGTCAGCAAATGAAAAAGCTGCACGTCTATGCTGGTTCTGAGCACCCGCATGAAGCTCAAAAGCCGGAAGTACTTGACGTTGCTTCCATGAATGACAAAAACAAACGGAGCGCATAA